One genomic segment of Streptomyces sp. RerS4 includes these proteins:
- a CDS encoding (2Fe-2S)-binding protein, whose amino-acid sequence MTGSAVDAPRPCAPAPAPAGSPVADAYGRLTAAYPGLRIVERDAREPLPRGVGWVGADELAAGGEALEAFLAWDEAQVLRDHGRRGRPDVVAGFGLHRYAWPACLLITVPWFLGRRVPDLPVDRVAFHRTRGLMSVRVEEFACLPDDPAAGLPGARVVPDEEALREEVRAAVSRHLEPLLKGFGPRMRRGRRALWSMATDEVVEGLWYLGGLLGEETRAMRELESLLPGTTAPYTGGADFRTLRAPDGAALTTRDRAGCCLFYTIRPRDTCTTCPRTCDAERIARLTAPAAAD is encoded by the coding sequence ATGACCGGCTCGGCTGTCGACGCCCCGCGCCCCTGCGCCCCCGCACCCGCCCCGGCCGGCTCTCCGGTGGCGGACGCGTACGGGCGCCTGACGGCCGCCTACCCCGGTCTGCGGATCGTGGAGCGCGACGCGCGCGAACCCCTCCCTCGCGGTGTGGGATGGGTCGGCGCGGACGAACTCGCGGCGGGCGGGGAGGCCCTGGAGGCCTTCCTCGCCTGGGACGAGGCCCAGGTGCTCCGGGACCACGGGCGCCGGGGTCGCCCCGACGTGGTGGCCGGCTTCGGCCTGCACCGCTACGCCTGGCCGGCCTGCCTGCTGATCACCGTCCCGTGGTTCCTGGGGCGCCGGGTGCCCGACCTGCCGGTGGACCGGGTGGCGTTCCACCGGACCCGGGGATTGATGTCCGTACGCGTCGAGGAGTTCGCCTGCCTGCCCGACGACCCGGCGGCCGGCCTGCCCGGCGCCCGGGTGGTGCCCGACGAGGAGGCCCTGCGGGAGGAGGTGCGGGCAGCGGTGTCCCGGCACCTCGAACCGCTGCTGAAAGGATTCGGCCCGCGCATGCGACGCGGGCGCCGCGCCCTGTGGTCGATGGCCACCGACGAGGTCGTCGAAGGGCTCTGGTACCTCGGCGGGCTGCTCGGCGAGGAGACGCGGGCGATGCGCGAGCTGGAATCGCTGCTGCCCGGCACGACCGCCCCGTACACGGGCGGCGCGGACTTCCGCACCCTGCGCGCCCCGGACGGCGCCGCGCTCACGACCCGGGACCGGGCCGGCTGCTGCCTCTTCTACACGATCCGCCCCCGGGACACCTGCACGACGTGCCCACGCACCTGCGACGCGGAACGGATCGCCCGCCTCACGGCGCCGGCCGCCGCCGACTGA
- a CDS encoding GntR family transcriptional regulator produces MPAQKVLRHSVRGQILDALRAALVDGDLVPGEIYSGPALGERFGVSATPVREAMQQLALEGAVECLPNRGFRVLARTPRSLAELAEVRALLEVPVMLRLARTVPAATWESLRPAARATAEAAAAGDLPGYGDADRAFHRAVLSLADNAELVRIAEELHRRAQWPLPGAPRTRRADLVADAAEHTALLEALIAGDLPVVESLVREHFAGSPA; encoded by the coding sequence ATGCCCGCGCAGAAAGTGCTGCGCCATTCGGTGCGCGGCCAGATCCTCGACGCCCTGCGCGCCGCCCTCGTCGACGGCGATCTGGTCCCCGGCGAGATCTACTCCGGCCCGGCCCTCGGGGAACGCTTCGGGGTCTCCGCGACCCCCGTGCGCGAGGCGATGCAGCAACTCGCGCTCGAAGGCGCCGTGGAATGCCTGCCCAACCGGGGCTTTCGCGTCCTTGCCCGCACGCCCCGGTCCTTGGCCGAACTGGCCGAGGTGCGGGCCCTGTTGGAGGTGCCGGTGATGCTCCGCCTGGCCCGCACCGTCCCCGCCGCGACCTGGGAGTCCCTGCGCCCGGCCGCCCGTGCCACGGCCGAGGCGGCCGCCGCCGGCGACCTGCCCGGCTACGGGGACGCGGACCGGGCCTTCCACCGCGCGGTGCTCTCCCTCGCCGACAACGCCGAGCTCGTGCGGATCGCCGAGGAGCTCCACCGCCGCGCCCAGTGGCCCCTGCCCGGCGCCCCTCGGACGCGCCGCGCCGACCTCGTGGCCGACGCGGCGGAGCACACGGCCCTCCTGGAGGCCCTGATCGCCGGGGACCTCCCGGTGGTGGAGTCCCTCGTCCGCGAACACTTCGCGGGCTCCCCGGCCTGA
- a CDS encoding ATP-binding protein has product MRRADLKAVGEVRRALRELLRHRCRPDTADVAELLVTELVTNALVHTDQGAEVSASVRADRLRVEVRDFNPQRIHPYVPSADDGTHGRGLLLVEALADAWGVDPLALGRGKVVWFELDAAGAHM; this is encoded by the coding sequence ATCCGGCGGGCCGACCTGAAGGCGGTGGGCGAGGTCCGCCGGGCGTTACGGGAACTGCTGCGCCACCGGTGTCGACCCGATACCGCCGACGTGGCCGAACTGCTCGTCACCGAGCTGGTCACCAACGCCCTCGTCCACACCGACCAGGGCGCGGAGGTTTCCGCGAGCGTCAGGGCCGACCGACTGCGCGTCGAGGTCCGCGACTTCAACCCCCAGCGGATCCACCCGTACGTACCGTCCGCCGACGACGGTACGCACGGTCGGGGTCTGCTGCTGGTGGAGGCACTGGCCGACGCCTGGGGGGTGGATCCGCTCGCCCTGGGGCGGGGCAAGGTCGTCTGGTTCGAACTCGACGCCGCGGGAGCGCACATGTGA
- a CDS encoding PucR family transcriptional regulator ligand-binding domain-containing protein — MRLRALLETEALGLRLLGGEEELDRTVRGVMTTDLRDPSRYLSGGELVLTGLAWRRNSADSEPFVRILASAGVAGLAAGEAELGDIPDDLVSACLRNRLPLFAVNENVAFATITEYVVRQVSGERAGDLAAVVDRHRRLMTSGPAGGGPDVVLDLLTTDLDLRAWVLSPTGRQIAGAGEPLAPGVCAALASEHLAAVRTGRRGPHRMSIQGSTYSLFPIRGHGRGPGPAARDVRETVLSDWLLAVEADAGDWPAERLDLLQGVTQLIAVERDRRDAARTVRRRLAQEVLELVQTGAAPAEIAARLRVAAPVLLPGLGGAPHWQVVVARVDWEGGDIPGGPVAQSLLEEILVDPSMAGPEPSDRIAVAHAGDEAIALVPLPALAGEAGEDKGPDSALHADALLAAVREPLAAGLDGDGRLTLGVSAAVHSAEGLRGALEEARHARRVAAARPGRVCAAGHHELASHVLLLPFVPDDVRRAFTARLLDPLRDYDRRHRAELIPTLEAFLDCDGSWTRCATRLHLHVNTLRYRVGRIEQLTGRDLSRLEDKLDFFLALRMS; from the coding sequence ATGCGGCTGCGCGCACTGCTGGAAACCGAGGCGCTGGGGCTGCGGCTGCTGGGCGGCGAGGAAGAACTCGACCGGACGGTCCGCGGGGTCATGACGACCGACCTGAGGGATCCCAGCCGATACCTCTCCGGAGGAGAACTCGTCCTCACCGGCCTGGCCTGGCGAAGAAATTCAGCCGACTCCGAGCCGTTCGTACGAATCCTCGCGAGCGCGGGAGTCGCCGGCCTCGCGGCCGGCGAGGCGGAGCTCGGCGACATCCCCGACGATCTGGTTTCGGCCTGTCTGCGCAACCGGCTGCCGCTGTTCGCCGTGAACGAGAACGTTGCATTCGCCACCATCACGGAGTACGTGGTGCGGCAGGTCTCGGGGGAGCGCGCGGGCGACCTCGCGGCCGTCGTGGACCGCCACCGCCGGCTGATGACGTCGGGCCCCGCGGGCGGCGGACCCGACGTGGTGCTGGATCTGCTCACCACGGACCTCGATCTACGGGCCTGGGTGCTCTCGCCCACCGGCCGGCAGATCGCCGGCGCGGGCGAGCCGCTGGCCCCGGGCGTCTGCGCGGCGCTGGCGAGCGAACACCTCGCGGCGGTCCGGACCGGCCGCAGGGGCCCGCACCGGATGTCCATCCAGGGTAGTACCTACTCCCTGTTCCCGATCAGGGGACACGGCCGGGGTCCGGGCCCCGCCGCGCGCGACGTGCGCGAGACGGTGCTCTCGGACTGGCTGCTGGCCGTCGAGGCCGACGCGGGCGACTGGCCCGCCGAGCGCCTGGACCTGCTCCAGGGCGTCACCCAGCTGATCGCCGTCGAGCGCGACCGCCGCGACGCCGCCCGCACGGTGCGCCGCCGGCTCGCGCAGGAGGTGCTGGAGCTGGTCCAGACGGGCGCCGCGCCCGCCGAGATCGCGGCCCGCCTGCGGGTGGCGGCCCCGGTGCTGCTGCCGGGCCTGGGCGGCGCCCCGCACTGGCAGGTCGTCGTGGCGCGGGTGGACTGGGAGGGCGGGGACATCCCCGGCGGCCCGGTGGCCCAGTCGCTGCTGGAGGAGATCCTCGTCGACCCGTCGATGGCCGGCCCGGAGCCCTCCGACCGGATCGCCGTCGCCCACGCGGGTGACGAGGCGATCGCCCTCGTCCCGCTGCCCGCCCTGGCGGGGGAGGCCGGCGAGGACAAGGGCCCGGACTCCGCGCTGCACGCCGACGCGCTGCTGGCGGCCGTACGGGAGCCCCTGGCGGCCGGTCTGGACGGCGACGGGCGCCTCACGCTCGGCGTCAGCGCGGCCGTGCACTCCGCCGAGGGGCTGCGCGGGGCGCTGGAGGAGGCCCGGCACGCCCGCCGGGTGGCCGCCGCCCGTCCGGGCCGGGTCTGCGCCGCCGGCCACCACGAGCTGGCCTCGCACGTGCTGCTGCTGCCGTTCGTGCCGGACGACGTGCGCCGCGCCTTCACCGCCCGGCTGCTCGACCCGCTGCGCGACTACGACCGGCGCCACCGCGCGGAGCTCATCCCGACCCTGGAGGCGTTCCTGGACTGCGACGGTTCCTGGACCCGCTGCGCGACCCGCCTGCACCTGCACGTCAACACACTGCGTTACCGGGTCGGGCGAATCGAGCAGCTGACGGGGCGGGACCTTTCCCGCCTGGAGGACAAGCTCGACTTCTTCCTCGCCCTGCGCATGAGCTGA
- a CDS encoding (2Fe-2S)-binding protein — protein sequence MRVNFTVNGRQQEADDVWEGESLLYVLRERLGLPGSKNACEQGECGSCTVRLDGVPVCSCLVAAGQVEGRDVVTVEGLADFAKQREAHGHGGACGTGGGCGTQGVSTDEAKQWSAKGTDSQTGEGVELSNIQQAFIDAGAVQCGFCTPGLLVQADALLETNSDPSDQDIREALSGNLCRCTGYEKILDAVRLAAARQGEAV from the coding sequence ATGCGCGTCAATTTCACTGTCAACGGTCGTCAGCAGGAAGCCGACGACGTGTGGGAGGGCGAGTCCCTCCTCTACGTGCTGCGTGAGCGTCTGGGCCTGCCGGGCTCGAAGAACGCCTGCGAGCAGGGCGAGTGCGGTTCCTGCACCGTCCGCCTCGACGGCGTGCCGGTCTGCTCCTGTCTGGTCGCGGCCGGTCAGGTCGAGGGTCGCGACGTCGTGACCGTCGAGGGCCTGGCGGACTTCGCCAAGCAGCGCGAGGCCCACGGCCACGGCGGTGCCTGCGGCACCGGCGGCGGCTGCGGCACCCAGGGCGTGTCCACGGACGAGGCCAAGCAGTGGTCCGCCAAGGGCACCGACTCCCAGACCGGCGAGGGCGTGGAGCTCTCGAACATCCAGCAGGCGTTCATCGACGCCGGCGCCGTGCAGTGCGGTTTCTGCACCCCGGGTCTGCTGGTCCAGGCCGACGCGCTCCTGGAGACCAACTCCGACCCGTCCGACCAGGACATCCGTGAGGCCCTGTCCGGCAACCTCTGCCGCTGCACGGGCTACGAGAAGATCCTCGACGCGGTCCGCCTCGCGGCCGCCCGTCAGGGAGAGGCTGTCTGA
- a CDS encoding DUF2637 domain-containing protein: MRLTDISLDWLLPGSLLILGVLAAVAVLARGKREGEKAAADDSWERSEERRRRKEAVYGTASYVLLFCCAAVAAALSFHGLVGFGRQNLNLSGGWEYLVPFGLDGAAMFCSVLAVREASHGDAALGSRLLVWLFAGAAAWFNWVHAPRGLGHDGAPQFFAGMSLSAAVLFDRALKQTRRAALREQGLIPRPLPQIRMVRWLRAPRETFGAWSLMLLEGVRTLDEAVDEVREDKKEREQDRHRRREQHRLDRAHIKALGRQNRAFGRARARQVDVPGLAPGSGSAPVGAEPAISEAGQLPLRRRPSLQAVNAIEAADPSGPRTVDLTAEDDTQTIPRLDSLERKLKDLEQQFG; encoded by the coding sequence ATGAGACTGACCGACATATCGCTGGACTGGCTGCTGCCCGGCAGCCTGTTGATCCTGGGCGTACTTGCGGCAGTGGCGGTGCTGGCCCGGGGCAAGCGGGAAGGCGAGAAGGCCGCGGCCGACGACAGCTGGGAACGCAGCGAGGAACGCCGACGGCGCAAGGAAGCCGTCTACGGAACCGCCTCCTACGTCCTGCTCTTCTGCTGCGCGGCGGTGGCCGCCGCGCTCTCGTTCCACGGGCTGGTCGGCTTCGGCCGGCAGAACCTGAACCTCTCCGGGGGCTGGGAGTACCTCGTCCCCTTCGGTCTCGACGGCGCCGCCATGTTCTGCTCGGTGCTCGCCGTACGGGAAGCCAGCCACGGCGACGCGGCCCTCGGATCGCGCCTGCTGGTCTGGCTGTTCGCGGGCGCGGCCGCGTGGTTCAACTGGGTGCACGCGCCCCGGGGCCTCGGCCACGACGGCGCCCCGCAGTTCTTCGCCGGGATGTCGCTCTCGGCGGCCGTCCTCTTCGACCGGGCCCTCAAGCAGACCCGCCGGGCGGCGCTGCGCGAACAGGGCCTGATCCCGAGGCCGTTGCCGCAGATCCGGATGGTCCGCTGGCTGCGGGCCCCCCGGGAGACCTTCGGCGCCTGGTCCCTCATGCTGCTGGAAGGGGTACGCACCCTGGACGAGGCCGTGGACGAGGTGCGCGAGGACAAGAAGGAGCGGGAGCAGGATCGCCACCGCAGGCGGGAGCAACACCGCCTGGATCGCGCCCACATCAAGGCGCTGGGCCGGCAGAACAGGGCGTTCGGACGGGCCCGCGCCCGTCAGGTCGACGTGCCGGGGCTGGCACCTGGTTCGGGCTCCGCGCCGGTCGGCGCGGAGCCGGCCATATCGGAAGCGGGACAGCTGCCGCTACGCCGAAGGCCATCACTTCAGGCCGTGAACGCGATTGAAGCCGCCGACCCGTCCGGCCCCCGGACGGTGGACCTCACCGCCGAGGACGACACGCAGACCATCCCCCGACTCGACTCCCTGGAGCGCAAACTGAAGGATCTGGAGCAGCAGTTCGGATAG
- a CDS encoding molybdopterin cofactor-binding domain-containing protein → MANTRTVPSGTPTNVTQKHNKGGIGESTLRPDGTLKVTGEFAYSSDMWHEDMLWGQTLRSTVAHAEIASIDISEALAMPGVYSVLTYADLPAEMKNYGLEIQDTPVLANGRVRHHGEPVALVAADHPETARRAAAKIKIDYKELPLVTDEASALAADAPLIHEGRDDHHSGHVPHPNIVHRQPIIRGNVEEARKRADVIVEGEYTFGMQDQAFLGPESGLAVPSEDGGVDLYVATQWLHSDLKQIAPVLGLPEEKVRMTLSGVGGAFGGREDISMQIHACLLALATNKPVKMVYNRFESFFGHVHRHPAKLYYEHGATKDGKITHMKCRIVLDGGAYASASPAVVGNASSLSVGPYVIDDVDIEAIALYTNNPPCGAMRGFGAVQACFAYEAQMDKLAAKLGMDPVEFRQLNAMEMGTIMPTGQVVDSPAPVAELLRRVKARPLPPERQWESAGEGADVRALPGGLSNTTHGEGVVRGVGYAVGIKNVGFSEGFDDYSTARVRLEVINGEPVAMVHTAMAEVGQGGVTVHAQIARTELGVTQVTIHPADTQVGSAGSTSASRQTYMTGGAVKNTCEAVREAVLEIGRRKNGSYHPAWATAELLLEGGKVVTDGGEVLADIADILEGEDAIDLELEFRHRPTVAFDLVTGQGDGHVQYTFAAHRAVVEVDTELGLVKVVELATAQDVGKALNMLSVVGQIQGGTTQGLGVAVMEEIIVDPKTAKVRNPSFTDYLIPTILDTPTIPVDVLELADPNAPYGLRGLGEAPTLSSTPAVLAAIRQATGLELNKTPIRPEALTGTL, encoded by the coding sequence ATGGCCAACACTCGCACCGTGCCCTCCGGTACGCCGACGAACGTCACCCAGAAGCACAACAAGGGCGGTATCGGCGAGTCCACGCTCCGCCCGGACGGCACCCTCAAGGTCACCGGTGAGTTCGCGTACTCCTCGGACATGTGGCACGAGGACATGCTCTGGGGCCAGACCCTGCGCAGCACCGTCGCCCACGCCGAGATCGCCTCCATCGACATCTCCGAGGCGCTGGCCATGCCCGGCGTGTACTCCGTGCTCACCTACGCGGACCTGCCGGCCGAGATGAAGAACTACGGCCTGGAGATCCAGGACACCCCCGTCCTCGCCAACGGCCGCGTACGCCACCACGGCGAGCCGGTGGCCCTGGTCGCCGCCGACCACCCGGAGACCGCCCGCCGCGCGGCCGCCAAAATCAAGATCGACTACAAGGAGCTGCCGCTCGTCACGGACGAGGCCTCCGCCCTCGCCGCCGACGCGCCGCTGATCCACGAGGGTCGCGACGACCACCACTCCGGTCACGTCCCGCACCCGAACATCGTGCACCGCCAGCCGATCATCCGCGGCAACGTGGAAGAGGCCCGCAAGCGCGCCGACGTCATCGTCGAGGGCGAGTACACCTTCGGCATGCAGGACCAGGCCTTCCTCGGCCCGGAGTCCGGTCTCGCCGTACCCTCCGAGGACGGCGGCGTCGACCTCTACGTCGCCACCCAGTGGCTGCACTCGGACCTCAAGCAGATCGCCCCCGTCCTCGGCCTGCCCGAGGAGAAGGTGCGCATGACGCTCTCCGGCGTCGGCGGTGCCTTCGGCGGTCGCGAGGACATCTCGATGCAGATCCACGCCTGCCTGCTGGCCCTCGCGACCAACAAGCCGGTCAAGATGGTCTACAACCGCTTCGAGTCCTTCTTCGGCCACGTGCACCGTCACCCGGCCAAGCTGTACTACGAGCACGGCGCCACCAAGGACGGCAAGATCACGCACATGAAGTGCAGGATCGTGCTGGACGGCGGCGCCTACGCCTCCGCCTCCCCGGCCGTCGTCGGCAACGCGTCCTCCCTCTCGGTGGGCCCGTACGTCATCGACGACGTCGACATCGAGGCGATCGCGCTCTACACGAACAACCCGCCCTGCGGCGCGATGCGCGGCTTCGGCGCCGTCCAGGCCTGCTTCGCGTACGAGGCCCAGATGGACAAGCTCGCGGCGAAGCTGGGCATGGACCCGGTCGAGTTCCGCCAGCTCAACGCCATGGAGATGGGCACGATCATGCCCACCGGCCAGGTCGTGGACTCCCCGGCCCCGGTCGCCGAGCTGCTGCGCCGGGTCAAGGCCCGCCCGCTGCCGCCGGAGCGCCAGTGGGAGAGCGCCGGCGAGGGTGCGGACGTCCGCGCGCTGCCGGGCGGCCTGTCCAACACCACCCACGGCGAGGGCGTCGTGCGCGGCGTCGGCTACGCGGTCGGCATCAAGAACGTCGGCTTCTCCGAGGGCTTCGACGACTACTCCACCGCCCGCGTGCGCCTGGAGGTCATCAACGGCGAGCCCGTCGCGATGGTCCACACGGCCATGGCGGAGGTCGGCCAGGGCGGTGTCACCGTCCACGCGCAGATCGCCCGTACGGAGCTGGGCGTCACGCAGGTGACGATCCACCCCGCCGACACGCAGGTCGGCTCCGCCGGTTCCACGTCCGCCTCGCGGCAGACGTACATGACCGGTGGCGCCGTGAAGAACACCTGTGAGGCCGTCCGCGAGGCCGTCCTGGAGATCGGCCGCCGCAAGAACGGCTCCTACCACCCGGCGTGGGCCACCGCCGAGCTGCTCCTCGAAGGCGGCAAGGTCGTCACCGACGGCGGCGAGGTCCTCGCGGACATCGCCGACATCCTGGAGGGCGAGGACGCGATCGACCTGGAGCTGGAGTTCCGGCACCGGCCGACCGTCGCGTTCGACCTGGTCACCGGCCAGGGCGACGGCCACGTCCAGTACACCTTCGCCGCGCACCGCGCGGTCGTCGAGGTGGACACCGAGCTCGGCCTCGTCAAGGTCGTCGAGCTGGCGACCGCCCAGGACGTCGGCAAGGCCCTGAACATGCTCTCCGTGGTCGGCCAGATCCAGGGGGGTACCACCCAGGGCCTCGGCGTGGCGGTCATGGAGGAGATCATCGTGGACCCGAAGACCGCGAAGGTGCGCAACCCCTCCTTCACGGACTACCTGATCCCGACGATCCTCGACACCCCGACCATCCCGGTCGACGTCCTGGAACTCGCCGACCCGAACGCGCCGTACGGCCTGCGCGGTCTCGGCGAGGCCCCGACCCTCTCGTCCACCCCGGCCGTCCTCGCGGCGATCCGGCAGGCGACGGGTCTGGAGCTCAACAAGACGCCGATCCGTCCGGAAGCCCTGACCGGGACCCTCTAG
- a CDS encoding FAD binding domain-containing protein — translation MDFLRPASWEEALAAKAEYPTAVPIAGGTDIMVEINFDHRRPEYLLDLNRIGLLREWEVGEEVTKLGASVPYTQIMENLRGTLPGLALASHTVASPQIRNRGGVGGNLGCASPAGDSHPALLAADCQVEVESVRGSRMIPIDEFYTGVKRNALAADELIKTIHIKNATGPQQYSKVGTRNAMVIAVCGFGLALHTDTRTVRTGIASAAPTPIRAKAAEEFLNAALEEGGFWESGKVITPSIAKQFGELASGACNPIDDVRGTAKYRRHAVGILARRQLVWTWEQYRGSNGRSLEGAA, via the coding sequence ATGGACTTCCTTCGCCCCGCCAGCTGGGAGGAGGCACTCGCCGCAAAGGCCGAGTACCCCACAGCTGTGCCGATTGCGGGTGGCACCGACATCATGGTCGAGATCAACTTCGACCACCGCCGTCCGGAGTACCTCCTTGACCTCAACCGCATCGGACTGCTGCGGGAGTGGGAGGTAGGCGAGGAGGTCACCAAGCTCGGCGCCTCCGTCCCGTACACCCAGATCATGGAGAACCTGCGCGGTACGCTGCCGGGTCTCGCGCTCGCCTCGCACACGGTCGCGTCCCCGCAGATCCGCAACCGCGGCGGTGTCGGCGGCAACCTCGGTTGCGCCTCGCCCGCCGGTGACTCCCACCCCGCCCTGCTCGCCGCCGACTGTCAGGTCGAGGTCGAGTCGGTACGCGGTTCGCGCATGATCCCGATCGACGAGTTCTACACCGGCGTCAAGCGCAACGCGCTCGCCGCCGACGAGCTCATCAAGACGATCCACATCAAGAACGCAACCGGCCCGCAGCAGTACTCCAAGGTCGGCACCCGCAACGCGATGGTCATCGCCGTCTGCGGCTTCGGTCTCGCGCTGCACACCGACACCCGCACGGTGCGTACCGGCATCGCCTCGGCCGCTCCGACGCCCATTCGGGCGAAGGCCGCCGAGGAGTTCCTGAACGCCGCGCTCGAAGAGGGCGGTTTCTGGGAGTCCGGCAAGGTCATCACCCCGTCGATCGCCAAGCAGTTCGGTGAGCTCGCCTCCGGCGCGTGCAACCCGATCGACGACGTCCGCGGCACGGCGAAGTACCGCCGGCACGCGGTTGGCATCCTGGCTCGCCGCCAGCTGGTCTGGACGTGGGAGCAGTACCGCGGCAGCAACGGCCGCTCGCTTGAAGGGGCTGCGTAA